The bacterium region AGCAAAAACGGAGCGACCGCTGACTGCCGGCAAAGGACATTCCAGAATAATTTGAGTTGTTCATGCACAAAAAGAATCATGCAGTTGAATGCATCGTTCAGGATGATTTCTTGGGGATCATGCGCGCGCAAAGGCGTATTTCCAACCAACTGCAGGCCGCTTCGTTGCAGGCTGTGATACAACCTGCCGGAGAACTCATGTTCCCATCCTTGAATGTTCCCGGTTGCATCGACGACCATAATTCGAGGTGAACCGGTGACGGTTATTGAACTCCACATGTTCGGATGCTAACACAAACGAATCCCTGAATGCTCACGATATAATCGAAACGAAATGAAAACGGAGACAATATACAAAACCCTCCGGGAACCCAAAACTCTGGAGTTAGAAAGAACGGACGATGATCGCTTTCGCCTGGTGATTACGGTTAGGAAACTCGGCGCCGTGACTGCGGTGGAGTATTTTCTCGATAAGAATGAAGCTCAGCAATTGAAAGAAGCCCTCTCAAAATATTGACTCAGTCGGTCGCTTCCCTGTACGGTCCGGCGTAAAGAAAGGTGCCGTCAAATCGTTTGTGTAGATCTTGAAGGTAATCCTCTACCTCTTCCCCTGATTTCATCAGCCAGTCCTTCAGATCATTCAAAAAGATCTCATTAACAGTTCCTTGCAGCTGACCACCTTCGTTCCAGACACGGCCGACCTCCACTTCTTGTTCGCCGTTCTTCGTATAAAAAATGACAACCTTCATGCCGCTATAGTAGCATTGAGCCGGAAAGAAGCGCTGCGATTTCCGTAACTTCGCATTGCGCGCCCAGAGTATCCCCGGTAAAACCTCGGATTCTTCCATAGCAATAACCCCAAAACAGCAAGCCCACAAGACACACGATTCCGAAAACATACAATCCAGGAAATCTAAAAAAAGAGAATTGAATTGCCACACAGAGGAACAGGGAGGGAAATGCGTGCTTGAAGAAGTTCCCTTCAGCGAAGGCCTTCCCTGTACCCTCAGATCGCGCGTAAGGTAGAAGCGTGCAGGTCACAGAAAGCAAAGCACGGCAGAGCATTGGTGAAAGCAAAATCACGCCCACCTGACCGGCTTTTAAGACATAGGAAATGGCAATGATTTTCACGTATAAAGTGAGAACAATTGCTGCAATTCCATAAACTCCAATTCGATCATCTTTCATGATCCGCAGAACCGATTCACGATCGGTTCCCGCGCCAAAACCATCCGCAGAATCTGCCATTCCATCCAAGTGCAATCCGCCCGTTAGAATGAGTCCCGCAACCAGAACCAGTGGAGCCAGCAA contains the following coding sequences:
- the cobS gene encoding adenosylcobinamide-GDP ribazoletransferase; this translates as MNSFLLALQFLTVIRIPRMVDYRPEDFSSSLRWFFLIGLLIGSIQWILSWAGLKYHFPVDLLAPLVLVAGLILTGGLHLDGMADSADGFGAGTDRESVLRIMKDDRIGVYGIAAIVLTLYVKIIAISYVLKAGQVGVILLSPMLCRALLSVTCTLLPYARSEGTGKAFAEGNFFKHAFPSLFLCVAIQFSFFRFPGLYVFGIVCLVGLLFWGYCYGRIRGFTGDTLGAQCEVTEIAALLSGSMLL